One part of the Neisseria zalophi genome encodes these proteins:
- a CDS encoding peptide chain release factor 3, with product MSHILEEVRRRRTFAIISHPDAGKTTLTEKLLLFSGAIQSAGTVKGKKTGKFATSDWMEIEKQRGISVASSVMQFDYKDHIVNLLDTPGHQDFSEDTYRVLTAVDSALMVIDAAKGVEAQTIKLLNVCRLRNTPIVTFMNKYDREVRDSLELLDEVENILNIRCAPVTWPIGMGKNFKGVYHILNDEVYLFDAGGEKLPHEFEVIQGLDNPRLDELFPLDMENLRAEIELVQAASNEFSLEEFLSGELTPVFFGSAINNFGIQEILNSLIDWAPAPQNRDATVRMVSPDENQFSGFVFKIQANMDPKHRDRIAFLRVCSGKFERGMKIKHLRINREIAASSVVTFMSHDRELVEEAYAGDIIGIPNHGNIQIGDSFSEGETLAFTGIPFFAPELFRSVRIKNPLKMKQLQKGLQQLGEEGAVQVFKPHNGSDLILGAVGVLQFEVVTSRLAAEYGVEAVFDNAAIWSARWVSCSDKKKLAEFEKANANNLSVDAGGNLAYLAPNRVNLSLTQERWPDIVFHETREHSVNLNA from the coding sequence ATGTCCCATATTCTAGAAGAAGTACGCCGCCGCCGTACATTTGCCATTATTTCCCACCCCGATGCCGGTAAAACCACGCTCACCGAAAAACTATTGTTATTCTCCGGCGCCATTCAAAGTGCCGGTACCGTCAAAGGGAAAAAAACCGGGAAGTTCGCCACATCAGACTGGATGGAAATCGAAAAACAACGCGGCATTTCCGTCGCCTCATCTGTGATGCAGTTCGACTATAAAGACCATATCGTCAACCTGCTCGACACCCCCGGGCACCAAGACTTCTCCGAAGATACCTACCGCGTGCTTACCGCTGTAGACAGCGCCTTAATGGTCATCGACGCGGCCAAAGGTGTGGAAGCACAAACCATCAAGTTATTAAACGTCTGCCGTTTGCGCAATACGCCGATTGTGACGTTTATGAATAAATACGACCGTGAAGTACGCGATTCGCTTGAGCTGCTCGACGAAGTGGAAAACATCCTCAATATCCGCTGTGCACCGGTTACCTGGCCGATCGGTATGGGGAAAAACTTCAAGGGTGTTTACCATATATTAAATGACGAAGTGTATTTATTCGATGCCGGCGGCGAAAAACTACCGCACGAATTTGAAGTGATTCAAGGCCTTGATAACCCGCGCCTAGACGAACTGTTTCCGCTTGATATGGAAAACCTGCGCGCGGAAATCGAACTGGTTCAGGCGGCTTCTAATGAATTTTCACTCGAAGAATTTCTATCCGGCGAATTAACCCCCGTATTCTTCGGCTCGGCGATTAATAATTTCGGCATTCAAGAAATTCTTAATTCCCTTATCGACTGGGCGCCTGCTCCGCAAAACCGTGATGCCACCGTGCGCATGGTTTCCCCCGATGAAAACCAGTTCAGCGGCTTCGTGTTTAAAATTCAAGCCAATATGGATCCGAAACACCGCGACCGTATCGCGTTTTTACGCGTTTGTTCAGGCAAATTCGAACGCGGTATGAAAATAAAACATTTGCGTATCAATCGTGAAATTGCTGCTTCCAGTGTGGTGACTTTTATGTCGCATGATCGGGAATTGGTTGAAGAAGCCTACGCCGGCGATATTATCGGTATTCCGAATCATGGCAATATCCAAATCGGCGACAGTTTCTCCGAAGGCGAAACACTGGCCTTTACCGGCATTCCATTCTTTGCCCCCGAATTGTTCCGTAGCGTGCGTATTAAAAACCCGTTGAAAATGAAACAACTCCAAAAAGGCTTGCAGCAACTGGGCGAAGAAGGTGCCGTACAGGTTTTCAAACCACACAACGGTTCGGATTTGATTTTAGGTGCGGTCGGTGTTTTGCAATTTGAAGTCGTTACCTCCCGACTGGCAGCAGAATATGGTGTAGAAGCTGTATTCGACAATGCAGCCATTTGGTCGGCACGTTGGGTTTCCTGCAGCGATAAGAAGAAACTGGCCGAATTTGAAAAAGCCAATGCCAACAACCTATCCGTAGATGCCGGCGGCAATCTGGCTTATTTGGCACCCAATCGGGTTAATCTGAGCCTAACGCAAGAACGCTGGCCCGATATTGTTTTCCATGAAACGCGCGAGCACTCCGTCAACTTAAATGCCTAA
- a CDS encoding DNA polymerase III subunit chi, with protein MPQATFYTHVADPAAFVCRLAARATQGRTPVLLWVESAEAVSQFDTALWQFEAESFLAHEIWLSNESFPQHVPLVLAGGNEVPTVPEQTVVLNYSPDFWCDAAVLPTRVLEIVGNDLEELAEARERFKAYRQKGFQIEHHNMQGKA; from the coding sequence ATGCCTCAAGCCACGTTTTATACCCATGTTGCCGACCCGGCTGCTTTCGTCTGCCGTTTGGCTGCCCGTGCCACACAAGGCCGTACACCGGTTTTATTGTGGGTAGAATCTGCCGAAGCTGTGTCACAATTCGATACCGCTTTGTGGCAATTTGAAGCAGAAAGTTTTTTAGCGCATGAAATATGGTTATCCAACGAAAGTTTTCCGCAGCATGTGCCTTTGGTGTTGGCAGGCGGAAATGAGGTGCCGACAGTGCCCGAACAAACCGTTGTGCTGAATTACTCGCCCGATTTTTGGTGTGATGCTGCCGTTTTGCCTACCAGAGTATTGGAAATTGTCGGCAACGATTTGGAAGAGTTGGCCGAAGCCCGCGAACGCTTTAAAGCCTATCGGCAAAAAGGCTTTCAAATCGAACATCACAATATGCAGGGGAAAGCCTGA
- the serS gene encoding serine--tRNA ligase, whose amino-acid sequence MLDIQQLRNHTANVAARLAARGYEFDTARFEKLENERKQLQVNTEELQAARNSESKKIGMLKGQGKHEEAEQVMAQVAKIKTDLEQTAAKYEAIQAELDSWLATIPNLPHESVPIGADETENVEVRKNGTPKNFDFDIKDHVDLGAPLGLDFETGAQLSGARFTVMKGGIARLHRALAQFMLDTHTTQHGYTECYTPYIVNDSTLFGTGQLPKFGEDLFHVTRGGDESKTTQYLIPTAEVTLTNTVADSIVPSENLPLKLTAHSPCFRSEAGAYGKDVRGLIRQHQFDKVEMVQIVHPDQSYDALEEMVGHAEKILQLLELPYRVITLCTGDMGFGAAKTYDLEVWVPAQNTYREISSCSNCEDFQARRMKARFKDENGKNRLVHTLNGSGLAVGRTLVAVLENHQNADGSINIPAALQPYMGGISVLKP is encoded by the coding sequence ATGTTAGATATCCAGCAACTCCGTAACCATACCGCCAACGTTGCCGCCCGTCTGGCAGCACGCGGTTATGAATTTGATACAGCCCGTTTCGAAAAATTAGAAAATGAGCGCAAACAACTCCAAGTAAACACTGAAGAATTACAAGCAGCCCGCAATAGCGAATCTAAAAAAATCGGCATGCTCAAAGGGCAAGGCAAACATGAAGAAGCCGAACAAGTGATGGCTCAGGTTGCAAAAATTAAAACTGATCTGGAACAAACCGCAGCGAAATATGAGGCCATTCAGGCAGAATTGGATTCATGGCTGGCTACTATCCCTAATCTGCCACACGAAAGCGTTCCTATCGGTGCCGACGAAACCGAAAATGTAGAAGTCCGCAAAAACGGCACCCCGAAAAACTTCGATTTTGATATCAAAGACCATGTTGATTTGGGCGCGCCATTAGGTTTGGATTTTGAAACCGGCGCCCAGCTTTCCGGCGCACGTTTCACCGTGATGAAAGGCGGCATTGCCCGCTTACACCGTGCATTAGCCCAATTTATGTTGGATACCCACACCACGCAACACGGCTATACCGAATGCTACACACCTTATATTGTCAACGACAGCACCCTATTCGGCACCGGCCAACTGCCAAAATTCGGTGAAGACCTGTTTCACGTTACCCGTGGCGGCGACGAAAGCAAAACCACGCAATATCTGATTCCCACTGCCGAAGTAACCTTAACCAACACCGTTGCCGACAGCATTGTGCCGTCTGAAAACCTACCGCTCAAACTCACGGCGCATTCCCCCTGTTTCCGTTCCGAAGCCGGTGCTTATGGGAAAGACGTACGCGGTTTAATCCGTCAACATCAGTTTGATAAAGTGGAAATGGTACAAATCGTTCACCCCGATCAATCTTATGACGCTTTGGAGGAAATGGTCGGCCATGCCGAAAAAATCCTACAACTTTTAGAACTGCCCTACCGTGTGATTACCCTCTGTACCGGCGATATGGGCTTTGGCGCGGCCAAAACCTACGACTTGGAAGTTTGGGTGCCCGCACAAAATACCTACCGCGAAATTTCCAGCTGTTCCAACTGTGAAGATTTCCAAGCCCGCCGTATGAAAGCACGTTTTAAAGATGAAAACGGCAAAAACCGCTTGGTACACACCCTCAACGGCTCCGGCTTGGCAGTAGGGCGCACCTTGGTCGCAGTTTTAGAAAACCATCAAAATGCCGACGGCAGCATCAATATCCCTGCCGCATTGCAACCGTATATGGGCGGCATCAGCGTATTAAAACCATAA
- the lpdA gene encoding dihydrolipoyl dehydrogenase: protein MSQFDVVVIGAGPGGYIAAIRAAQLGFKTVCIDAGVNKAGDAPALGGTCLNVGCIPSKALLQSSEHFHAAQHDFAEHGITVGSVKFNAAKMIERKDAIVTKLTGGIKFLFQKNKVESLFGKGSLKGRNGDLWQVEVDDKGNKSVVEAKHVIIATGSVPRPLPLIDIDNVNVLDNEGALNLTAVPKKLGVIGSGVIGLEMGSVWNRLGSEVTILEALPTFLAAADQQIAKEAFKVFTKEQGLAIELGVKINEIKSTKKNVSVSYEVGGETKTETFDKLIVSIGRIPNTEGLNAEAVGLEKDERGFIKVDDECRTNLPNVWAIGDVVRGPMLAHKASDEGVAVAERIAGQKPHLDFNNIPFVIYTDPEIAWVGKTEEQLKAEGVEYKKGTSGFAANGRALGLGKAKGTVKVLACAKTDRILGIHMIGPIVSELVAEGVMSLEFSASSEDIARIVHAHPTLSEVLHEAALAVDKRALHG from the coding sequence ATGTCACAATTCGACGTAGTCGTTATCGGTGCCGGCCCCGGCGGTTATATTGCCGCCATCCGTGCCGCACAATTAGGTTTTAAAACCGTTTGTATTGATGCAGGTGTTAATAAAGCTGGTGATGCACCCGCACTCGGTGGTACCTGTCTGAATGTAGGTTGTATTCCTTCTAAAGCATTGCTGCAATCTTCAGAACATTTTCACGCTGCACAACATGACTTTGCCGAACACGGTATTACAGTCGGCAGCGTAAAATTCAATGCTGCAAAAATGATTGAGCGTAAAGATGCTATCGTAACCAAATTAACTGGCGGTATTAAATTCCTCTTCCAAAAAAACAAAGTGGAAAGCCTGTTTGGCAAAGGTTCTCTTAAAGGCCGCAATGGTGATTTATGGCAGGTTGAAGTTGACGATAAAGGTAATAAATCTGTTGTCGAAGCCAAGCATGTGATTATTGCTACCGGTTCCGTGCCACGTCCGTTACCTTTAATTGACATTGATAACGTTAATGTTCTCGACAACGAAGGTGCTTTAAACTTAACTGCCGTACCGAAAAAACTTGGTGTGATCGGTTCGGGTGTAATTGGTTTGGAAATGGGTTCCGTATGGAACCGTCTCGGTTCGGAAGTCACCATTCTTGAAGCATTACCAACCTTTTTGGCCGCTGCCGATCAACAAATTGCCAAAGAAGCCTTTAAAGTCTTCACTAAAGAGCAAGGCTTGGCGATTGAGTTGGGTGTAAAAATCAATGAAATTAAAAGCACCAAAAAAAATGTATCCGTATCTTATGAAGTAGGCGGCGAAACCAAAACGGAAACATTCGATAAATTAATTGTTTCTATCGGCCGCATCCCCAATACCGAAGGTTTGAATGCCGAAGCAGTTGGTTTGGAAAAAGACGAACGCGGCTTTATTAAAGTGGATGACGAATGCCGCACCAACCTGCCCAACGTATGGGCCATCGGTGACGTAGTACGCGGCCCGATGTTGGCACACAAAGCCAGTGATGAAGGTGTTGCCGTTGCCGAACGTATTGCCGGCCAAAAACCCCATTTAGACTTCAACAACATTCCTTTTGTGATTTATACCGATCCCGAAATCGCATGGGTAGGCAAAACCGAAGAGCAATTGAAAGCCGAAGGCGTGGAATACAAAAAAGGGACTTCAGGCTTCGCTGCCAACGGTCGCGCTTTAGGCTTGGGCAAAGCCAAAGGTACGGTAAAAGTATTGGCCTGCGCCAAAACCGACCGTATTTTAGGTATTCACATGATCGGCCCGATTGTTTCCGAATTGGTTGCAGAAGGTGTGATGAGCTTAGAGTTCAGCGCGAGCAGCGAAGATATCGCCCGCATTGTTCACGCCCATCCGACCTTATCCGAAGTCTTGCATGAAGCTGCTTTAGCTGTTGATAAACGTGCTTTACACGGCTAA
- the odhB gene encoding 2-oxoglutarate dehydrogenase complex dihydrolipoyllysine-residue succinyltransferase produces MIIEVKVPMLSESVSEGTLMSWHKKVGEYVERDEILIDIETDKVVLEVPAPQAGVVVEIIAQDGETVVAEQLLAKIDTEAKAEASAAPAETPAETPKAESAPAPSSNAQAGVAMPAAAKLAAEKGVDVNNVQGSGRGGRVLKEDVQNAGTAAKAAAPAAPIPAGERPEQRVPMSRLRARVAERLLASQQENAILTTFNEVNMKPVMDLRAKYKEKFEKEHGVKLGFMSFFVKATVAALKKYPIVNASVDGNDIVYHGYFDIGIAIGSPRGLVVPILRDADQMSIADIEKAIIDYASKAKDGKIALEDLTGGTFSITNGGTFGSMMSTPIINPPQSAILGMHATKERAVVENGQVVVRPMMYLALSYDHRIIDGREAVLTLVAIKDLLEDPARLLLDL; encoded by the coding sequence ATGATTATAGAAGTAAAAGTACCTATGTTGTCTGAAAGCGTGTCTGAAGGCACATTAATGTCTTGGCACAAAAAAGTCGGTGAATATGTAGAACGCGATGAGATTCTGATTGATATCGAAACAGACAAAGTTGTTTTAGAAGTACCTGCACCACAAGCAGGTGTGGTTGTAGAAATTATTGCCCAAGATGGTGAGACCGTTGTTGCAGAACAATTGCTGGCAAAAATCGACACCGAAGCAAAAGCCGAAGCTTCTGCAGCACCTGCTGAAACACCAGCAGAAACACCTAAAGCAGAATCTGCTCCGGCACCTAGCAGCAATGCCCAAGCCGGTGTTGCAATGCCCGCTGCCGCTAAACTGGCTGCAGAAAAAGGCGTGGATGTGAATAATGTTCAAGGTTCAGGACGTGGCGGACGTGTATTGAAAGAAGACGTACAAAATGCCGGTACTGCAGCTAAAGCAGCCGCACCTGCTGCACCGATTCCTGCTGGTGAACGCCCAGAACAACGCGTACCGATGAGCCGCCTGCGCGCACGTGTCGCCGAACGCCTATTGGCATCACAACAAGAAAACGCCATCCTAACCACTTTTAACGAAGTTAACATGAAACCGGTTATGGACTTACGTGCAAAATACAAAGAAAAATTTGAAAAAGAGCATGGTGTCAAACTGGGCTTTATGTCTTTCTTTGTTAAAGCTACCGTAGCCGCACTGAAAAAATATCCGATTGTGAACGCCTCTGTTGACGGCAACGATATCGTTTACCACGGTTATTTCGATATCGGTATTGCCATCGGCAGCCCGCGCGGATTGGTTGTACCCATCCTTCGTGATGCTGATCAAATGAGCATTGCCGACATTGAAAAAGCCATTATCGATTATGCATCAAAAGCCAAAGACGGCAAAATCGCTTTAGAAGACCTTACCGGCGGTACATTCAGCATCACCAACGGCGGTACTTTTGGCTCAATGATGTCTACCCCGATTATCAACCCACCTCAATCTGCCATTCTCGGCATGCACGCTACTAAAGAGCGTGCGGTTGTAGAAAACGGCCAAGTTGTTGTGCGTCCGATGATGTATCTGGCACTGTCTTACGACCACCGTATTATTGATGGTCGCGAAGCAGTATTAACATTGGTTGCGATTAAAGATCTGCTTGAAGATCCTGCCCGCCTGCTTCTTGATTTATAA
- a CDS encoding 2-oxoglutarate dehydrogenase E1 component produces the protein MMEEKLNFSYLFGSNAPYIEELYESYLNNPDSVEDNWKQYFAELAAQPGFVEKDIAHHPIQESFANLAKRRAISAVSGGLDESMLKKQVGVLRLISAYRIQGVGAAQLDPLKRMPPRNIDALDPQFHGLDASDMAVQFSIGEGDFANSGKLTLADIISKLKQTYCGHIGIEYMHIANTEERRWIRDYFERTLSTPKFSTDEKRYILKQLTAAETLERYLHTKYVGQKRFSVEGGESSIAGLNYLVQNAAKDGIEEVIIGMAHRGRLNVLVNTLGKQPGDLFAEFEGRAAATLPSGDVKYHMGFSSDIATPDGAIHVTLAFNPSHLEIVNPVVEGSTRAKQRRRGDNGQEQVLPVLIHGDSAFIGLGVNQATFNLSKTRGYSTGGTVHIVINNQIGFTTSDSRDVRSTVYCTDIAKMVDAPIFHVNGDDPEAVCFVVKAALDYRKQFNKDVVIDLVCYRKLGHNEGDDPTLTQPMMYKSVAKHPGARALYAEQLVAEGVIKADEAEGFIQTYRDALDKGEHVEQTRLTDYESKHRVDWSKYQGQDWREQVESGLPAADIKRLADKFTAVPEGFALHNTAKRVLEARKAMATGSQPIDWGMAETLAYAALVTNGTGVRISGEDSGRGTFSHRHAVLHDQKRERSDDGAYVPLRNMSENQASFLVIDSILNEEAVMAYEYGYACSAPDKLTIWEAQFGDFANGAQVVIDQFISSGETKWGRLCGLTTILPHGYDGQGPEHSSARLERWLQLCSEQNMQIIMPSEASQIFHILRRQALRSYRKPLVIFLSKRLLRFKDSMSALENFTEGSTFRPVIPDTVKRTNGKGVKRVILCAGQVYYDLAAGRAERKLEKDIAIIRVEQMYPFPYEELQAELAKYPNAHDIMWAQEEPRNQGAFHQLRHRIEKILDDKQKLSYAGRPASASPAVGYLSKHAAQLKQLVEDAMSFNQN, from the coding sequence ATGATGGAAGAAAAGCTTAATTTCTCGTATCTATTTGGATCCAACGCACCATATATTGAAGAACTATACGAAAGTTATTTGAATAACCCTGATTCTGTTGAAGACAACTGGAAACAATATTTTGCGGAACTTGCCGCACAACCCGGTTTCGTTGAAAAAGATATTGCACACCACCCTATTCAAGAATCTTTTGCCAATCTGGCAAAACGAAGAGCGATCTCGGCAGTATCAGGCGGTTTAGATGAAAGTATGCTTAAAAAGCAAGTTGGTGTATTACGTCTCATCTCTGCTTATAGGATTCAAGGTGTAGGTGCAGCACAGCTTGATCCGCTCAAACGCATGCCACCACGCAATATTGATGCATTAGATCCTCAGTTCCATGGTTTAGATGCTTCTGATATGGCTGTTCAATTTAGCATTGGTGAAGGTGATTTTGCCAATAGTGGAAAATTGACATTAGCTGATATTATCAGCAAATTGAAGCAAACCTATTGCGGACATATCGGTATCGAATATATGCATATCGCCAATACCGAAGAACGTCGTTGGATTCGTGACTATTTCGAACGTACATTGTCTACACCCAAATTTAGTACCGATGAAAAGCGGTATATTCTCAAACAGCTCACAGCCGCTGAAACTTTAGAACGTTATCTGCATACCAAATATGTCGGTCAAAAACGCTTTTCCGTCGAAGGTGGTGAAAGCTCCATTGCCGGCCTTAACTATCTGGTACAAAACGCCGCTAAAGACGGTATTGAAGAAGTCATTATCGGCATGGCGCACCGTGGCCGTCTGAATGTATTGGTTAATACATTAGGTAAACAGCCGGGTGATTTATTTGCTGAGTTTGAGGGTCGTGCCGCAGCAACCCTACCTAGCGGTGACGTGAAATACCATATGGGTTTCAGTTCAGATATTGCTACGCCGGATGGTGCCATCCATGTCACTTTAGCATTTAACCCGTCTCATCTCGAAATTGTTAACCCCGTTGTAGAAGGCTCTACACGTGCAAAACAACGCCGTAGAGGTGATAACGGACAAGAACAAGTATTGCCTGTTTTGATTCATGGTGACTCTGCATTTATCGGCTTAGGTGTTAACCAAGCAACATTCAACCTTTCTAAAACACGTGGTTACTCAACCGGTGGTACCGTACATATCGTTATCAACAACCAAATCGGTTTTACAACATCTGATAGCCGAGACGTACGCTCAACTGTTTACTGTACAGATATTGCCAAAATGGTGGATGCTCCTATTTTCCACGTTAACGGTGATGATCCTGAAGCCGTCTGCTTCGTAGTAAAAGCTGCCTTGGACTACCGTAAGCAATTTAATAAAGACGTTGTGATTGATTTGGTTTGTTACCGCAAATTGGGGCATAACGAAGGCGATGACCCCACATTAACACAACCTATGATGTATAAATCAGTTGCTAAACATCCGGGTGCGCGTGCACTTTACGCAGAGCAATTGGTAGCTGAAGGTGTTATAAAAGCAGATGAAGCTGAAGGCTTTATTCAAACTTACCGTGATGCGCTTGATAAAGGCGAACATGTCGAACAAACCCGTCTGACTGATTATGAAAGCAAACATCGCGTAGATTGGTCTAAATACCAAGGCCAAGACTGGCGCGAACAAGTAGAAAGTGGTTTGCCTGCTGCCGATATCAAACGACTGGCCGACAAATTTACAGCAGTGCCCGAAGGCTTTGCTCTACACAATACCGCCAAACGCGTACTTGAAGCCCGTAAAGCCATGGCAACCGGTTCACAACCTATTGACTGGGGTATGGCAGAAACATTGGCTTATGCAGCTTTAGTAACAAACGGTACCGGTGTTCGCATTTCCGGTGAAGACTCCGGTCGCGGTACATTCTCACACCGCCATGCTGTTCTGCACGATCAAAAGCGCGAAAGATCAGATGACGGTGCTTATGTGCCTTTGCGCAACATGTCTGAAAATCAAGCTTCTTTCTTGGTTATCGATTCCATTTTGAATGAAGAAGCCGTTATGGCTTATGAATATGGTTATGCATGTTCTGCTCCAGACAAATTGACTATTTGGGAAGCACAATTTGGTGACTTCGCCAATGGTGCACAAGTTGTAATCGACCAATTCATCTCTTCCGGTGAGACTAAATGGGGTCGTTTATGTGGTTTGACTACCATTTTGCCACACGGTTATGACGGCCAAGGTCCGGAACACTCATCAGCACGTTTAGAACGTTGGTTGCAATTGTGTTCCGAGCAAAATATGCAAATTATTATGCCGTCTGAAGCATCACAAATCTTCCATATTTTGCGTAGACAAGCATTGCGTTCTTATCGTAAACCATTGGTTATCTTCTTATCTAAACGATTATTACGCTTCAAAGACTCTATGAGCGCTTTGGAAAACTTTACCGAAGGTTCTACATTCCGCCCGGTTATTCCGGATACGGTCAAACGAACCAACGGCAAGGGGGTTAAACGGGTTATCTTATGTGCCGGTCAGGTTTATTACGACTTGGCAGCCGGGCGAGCCGAACGCAAGCTGGAAAAAGATATTGCCATCATTCGTGTGGAGCAAATGTATCCGTTCCCATACGAAGAGTTACAAGCAGAATTGGCAAAATACCCGAATGCCCACGATATTATGTGGGCTCAAGAAGAGCCGCGTAACCAAGGTGCTTTCCATCAATTACGCCACCGTATCGAAAAAATATTGGATGACAAACAAAAACTCAGCTATGCAGGCCGCCCCGCCAGTGCCTCACCAGCGGTTGGTTATTTGAGCAAACACGCTGCCCAACTGAAGCAGCTTGTTGAAGATGCAATGTCATTCAACCAAAACTAA
- the gltA gene encoding citrate synthase: MSKTIKLNIEGKEELELPVLEGTLGNDVVDIRTFTKGSGMFTFDPGFVSTASCESKITFIDGEKGQLYYRGYPIEQLAENSDYLETCYLLIYGELPTAEEKAKFEHTVSRHTMVHEQLTWFFRGFRRDAHPMAMMVGVVGALAAFYQDSLDITNPEHRKVAVYRLISKIPTIAAMCYRYSNGLPFNFPRNDLSYTANFMHMMFATPCEEYEPNPVLVKALDRIFILHADHEQNASTSTVRLAGSSGANPFACIAAGIASLWGPAHGGANEAVLKMLDEIGDVSNVASFMEGVKERKYRLMGFGHRVYRNMDPRASIMRETCYEVLKELGLENDPQFKLAMELEKIALNDPYFVERKLYPNVDFYSGIVLSALGIPVSMFTVIFALARTVGWISHWHEMISDPNQKIGRPRQLYTGPTRRDFVDVDKR, from the coding sequence ATGTCTAAAACTATAAAATTAAATATTGAAGGCAAAGAAGAATTGGAGTTACCGGTACTTGAAGGTACTTTGGGAAATGATGTAGTAGACATCCGTACTTTTACCAAAGGGTCGGGAATGTTTACATTTGATCCCGGCTTTGTATCAACCGCTAGCTGTGAATCAAAAATCACGTTTATTGATGGTGAAAAAGGCCAACTTTATTACCGTGGCTATCCAATTGAACAATTAGCAGAAAATAGTGATTATCTGGAAACCTGCTATTTGTTAATTTACGGCGAGCTGCCGACAGCAGAAGAAAAAGCCAAGTTCGAACACACCGTATCTCGTCATACCATGGTTCACGAACAACTTACTTGGTTCTTTAGAGGCTTCCGACGCGATGCCCACCCCATGGCCATGATGGTGGGTGTAGTAGGCGCATTAGCTGCTTTCTATCAAGACAGTTTAGATATTACCAATCCAGAACACCGTAAAGTAGCCGTTTATCGTTTGATTTCAAAAATCCCGACTATTGCTGCTATGTGCTACCGTTATTCAAACGGTTTGCCATTCAACTTCCCGCGCAATGATCTTTCTTACACCGCAAATTTCATGCACATGATGTTTGCAACGCCTTGTGAAGAATACGAACCCAATCCAGTATTGGTTAAAGCATTAGACCGTATTTTCATTTTGCATGCAGACCACGAACAAAATGCTTCAACTTCAACCGTACGCTTAGCTGGCTCTTCGGGAGCAAATCCGTTTGCATGTATTGCTGCTGGTATTGCCAGCTTATGGGGTCCCGCACACGGTGGTGCCAATGAAGCTGTGTTGAAAATGTTAGATGAAATCGGTGATGTTTCTAATGTAGCCTCTTTCATGGAAGGCGTAAAAGAACGCAAATACCGCCTAATGGGCTTCGGACACCGTGTATATCGCAATATGGATCCTCGTGCCAGTATTATGCGTGAAACCTGCTATGAAGTGCTGAAAGAATTGGGATTAGAAAATGATCCACAATTCAAACTGGCTATGGAATTGGAAAAAATTGCCTTGAACGATCCTTATTTCGTTGAACGCAAGCTCTATCCGAATGTAGACTTCTACTCAGGCATTGTTTTATCAGCACTGGGTATTCCTGTATCTATGTTCACTGTAATCTTCGCTTTAGCCAGAACTGTAGGTTGGATTTCACATTGGCATGAAATGATCAGTGATCCTAACCAAAAAATCGGCCGTCCACGTCAACTTTATACAGGCCCCACACGCCGTGATTTTGTAGATGTAGACAAGCGCTGA
- a CDS encoding FAD assembly factor SdhE, with translation MPVFDDAAKRKIHYQTRRGLLELDIVLKRFMTKEFDNLSDDELSIFVDILELPDQEFLALVNQKEEAKDSRFLPILEKIRRA, from the coding sequence ATGCCTGTTTTTGATGATGCTGCCAAACGCAAGATACATTACCAGACACGCCGAGGGCTGCTTGAGCTTGACATTGTACTCAAAAGATTTATGACCAAAGAATTTGACAATCTTAGTGATGATGAACTATCTATCTTCGTAGATATTTTAGAATTGCCTGATCAAGAGTTCTTGGCTCTGGTCAACCAAAAAGAAGAAGCGAAAGATAGCCGTTTTCTTCCAATTTTGGAAAAAATAAGACGTGCTTAA